Part of the Gemmatimonadota bacterium genome, AACAGGCGGGGCTACCAACCCTCCAGAGAGGACAATCCCCATGCGCATCATCGACTCCGGCATCATCAGCCGAAGCGTGCCCGGCACCGACCGCGCCACCCTCACCTTCCCCGCCGTGCTCTGCAAGGCCGACGGGACGCTGATCGCCACCTGGCACAGCGGTTTGACAAAGGACTGCGCGGACGAAGTGATAGAGGTCAGCCGTTCCTCCGATTTCGGCAGAACCTGGAGCACCCCCGGACGGCCCTTCGAATCCCCGGCCCTCCACGGCGTTCGGGGATCGGTCAAGATCGTCTACCTCACGGAACGGTCTCCGGGAAGGCTCATGGCAGCGGCCATGTGGATCGACCGCGAGACCTACCCGGATGCCCCGGGGCTCTTCAACCCGGAGACCGAGGGATGCGTGCCCATGTACATCCTCCTGGCGGATTCGGAGGACAGCGGGGAGACCTGGTCGTCCTGGCGCGAAGTGCCCATGCCGGAGGTGATCGGGCCGGCGAGCCTGACCAATCCCGTCATGCAGTTGCCGGACGGCACCCTGGTCATGACCATCGAAAGCAACAAGCACTACCTCGACACGTCGAGATGGTACCAGCGGGTAGTCGCTTTTCACTCCACGGACGGGGGAAGGACCTGGGGCGAGCCGGCGATTATCGGGTTCGACCCGACAGGCCGTATCTTCAACTGGGACCTGCGGTCGGCCGTGTCACCGGACGGCAGAATCGGCGCCTTCGCGTGGACGTACAACACCGAAACGGAATCCTACCTCAACATCCACCGCCGCGTAAGTTCCGACGGCGGACGGACCTGGTCGGATCCGGAGGACATCGGCGTTACCGACCAGGCGGCCCATCCCGCCGTTCTGCCCGACGGGCGTGTCGTCCTGCCCTGGGTGGACCGCTTCCAGGACCAATCCATCAAGGCCCGCGTCGCGCCGTCCATCGACGGGACGTTCGATCCGGAATCCGAGGTGACCCTGTACGCCCACGAGGCGCCGGCAGACGATCCCAAAGGCGCACTGGGCTTCTCGGTGTGGTCCTTCGGCCTGCCCTACTCGGAAGCCCTGTCCGACGGTTCGGTCATGGTGGTTTACTACGCGGGAACCGAGACCGCCATGGACGTCCACTGGACCAGGCTGGCGCCCTGAGGCCTTTCTGATTCGTGGAGCTACGCGGAAGCACCGAACCATGATCGGACACTACCTCCACACCGCCTGGCGGAACATCCTCAAGTCCCGGTCCCACGCCGCGATCAACGTCATCGGCTTCGCCATCGGCATGGCCTGCTGCCTGGTCATCCTGCTCCACATCCGCGACGAACTGAGCTACGACCGGCACAACGCGCGCGGGGACCGTATCTACCGGGTGGTGACGGATCGCACGGCGCGCACGCCCGGCGCGCTGGGCGGATTCATCAGGACTCAGCTGCCGGAAGCGGAGGAAGTGCTGCGCCTGAGGGCGACGATCGGCACCTGGTTGTTCACGACCGAGGACAAGCAGTTCTACGAGCAGGGGGTATACTGGGCCGACGGCAACCTTTTCGACGTGTTCGACGTGACGCTCGTCCAGGGCAATCCCGCCACCGCGCTCACGGCGCCGAATACCATGGTCATCAGCGCGTCCATGGCCCGCAAGTATTTTGGGAACGCCGATCCGGTCGGCAAGGTGATCACCGGGGATCATCAGTTTGCCTTCACCATCACCGCTGTCATGGAAGATCCTCCGGTCTACGCCCATTATCATCCGGATTTCTATATTTCCATCGCGACCACATCGGGGAGGGGCGATCCGCTCCGGCTACTGAGTAATTGGGCGAGCAGCGAGTACTACACCTACCTGCTGCTGGCGCCCGGAACACCTCCGGACGAAGTGGGCGGCCTGCTGCGGCGACGTCTGGAGGAACGGCTGGACACCGACACCCGCATGGTCGCGTTCACTCATACCTATACGCTGCAACCCCTTTTCGACATCCACCTCTATTCCCACCTGGAATACGAGATGGAGACGAATGGAGACGTGTCCTTCATCCGGATGATGGTCGCGATCTCGGTCTTCATTCTCCTGATCGCCTGCATGAACTTCACCAACCTCGCCACCGTCCGTTCCATGGGCAGGGCCAGGGAAATCGGCATGCGCAAGGTCGCCGGTGCGACCAGGGGGCAGATCGTTCGTCAGTTCCTGGGCGAAACCATGCTCATCAGTCTCCTGGCCTTCCTGGCCGCCCTCGGTATCGTCTCGATCATCCTTCCCCTTTTTCGCACGCTGACGGACCACCTGCTGGCCATGCCATCACTGGAGCCGTGGTCCATACTCGGCGGCGCCGGCATTATAGTCGGGGTCGGCATTGTTGCCGGAAGCTGTCCGGCCCTGGTACTGTCCCGGATCAGTCCCGCCGCGATCTTCCGGACCGCGTCCGACACCGGCGCGTCCTTCCTTCGCAAAGCACTGGTGGCCGTCCAGTTTTCTATCGCCATTTTGATGATGATCGGAACCGCGGTCGTTTATCAGCAACTCGAGTTCATGCGGGACAAATACCTGGGATTCGAGAAGGAACACGTTGTGATCATGCCGCATCTCCAGGGCATGAACTTCGGTATGATCATGGGACGATTCCCCGAACATGCGGATGTGGTGAGCGTAACCGGGGCGAACTACGTGCCCGGACGCACTACGGGACGAGGCACGCTGCCGATCTTTCCGGTGCGAAGCGTCGATCGGCCCGCGGAGCCTCCTGTAACCACGCAGATGCTGATCACGACCGGTGGATACGTGCGCACCCTCGGCCTGAAGTTGCTTGCGGGGCGGGATGTTTCTTTCGAACGGGATTTCAAGGAGGTAGAACAGTCGGATGGCAGCACGACCTACACGTCGGTCGGATGTCTGCTCAACGCGGAGGCCGCCGGCCGCCTGGGATGGACGAATCCGGTGGAAGCACTGGACCGGTTCGTCCAGGTGGCGGACCGGCAGATGAGGGTCGTCGGCGTGGTCGAGGACTTCCACCTCAGAACATTGCACGACCAGATCGAACCGTTGCTAATTGCCTTTGGTGGCGCCGGTGTGTTCGCCATTCGGTTCGTTCCCGGCGATCCGCAGAACACCCTGCGGGACCTGGAAGCCATGTGGAAGGCATCCACTCCGCACATACCCTTCACCTACTCATTCCTCGACGAAGACGTGGAACGGCTCTATCGCTCGGACCGGTTGCTGGGCCGGCTCGTTACCATGTTGGCCGGGCTGGCGGTCTTCACCGCGTGCCTCGGGCTGTTCGGGCTGGCGGTCTTTACGGCAAAACAGCGAACGAGAGAGGTCGGAATTCGAAAGACGCTGGGCGCATCGACACGTCAACTCGTCCTGCTGCTCTCCCGGGAGTACACCATCCTCGCGGTGATCGCCAATGCGATCGCCTGGCCGGTGGCCTACCTCGTCATGCAGCAGTGGCTGAGGGAGTACGCTTACCACACTGAGATCTCGGCGCTGCTGTTCCCAGCGGCCGGCCTGCTCGGACTGCTGATCGCATGGATAACGGTGAGTTCCCAGACGCTTCGAGCCGCTGCCATGAATCCGGTCGATTCGCTCCGCC contains:
- a CDS encoding sialidase family protein, whose protein sequence is MRIIDSGIISRSVPGTDRATLTFPAVLCKADGTLIATWHSGLTKDCADEVIEVSRSSDFGRTWSTPGRPFESPALHGVRGSVKIVYLTERSPGRLMAAAMWIDRETYPDAPGLFNPETEGCVPMYILLADSEDSGETWSSWREVPMPEVIGPASLTNPVMQLPDGTLVMTIESNKHYLDTSRWYQRVVAFHSTDGGRTWGEPAIIGFDPTGRIFNWDLRSAVSPDGRIGAFAWTYNTETESYLNIHRRVSSDGGRTWSDPEDIGVTDQAAHPAVLPDGRVVLPWVDRFQDQSIKARVAPSIDGTFDPESEVTLYAHEAPADDPKGALGFSVWSFGLPYSEALSDGSVMVVYYAGTETAMDVHWTRLAP
- a CDS encoding ABC transporter permease, which encodes MIGHYLHTAWRNILKSRSHAAINVIGFAIGMACCLVILLHIRDELSYDRHNARGDRIYRVVTDRTARTPGALGGFIRTQLPEAEEVLRLRATIGTWLFTTEDKQFYEQGVYWADGNLFDVFDVTLVQGNPATALTAPNTMVISASMARKYFGNADPVGKVITGDHQFAFTITAVMEDPPVYAHYHPDFYISIATTSGRGDPLRLLSNWASSEYYTYLLLAPGTPPDEVGGLLRRRLEERLDTDTRMVAFTHTYTLQPLFDIHLYSHLEYEMETNGDVSFIRMMVAISVFILLIACMNFTNLATVRSMGRAREIGMRKVAGATRGQIVRQFLGETMLISLLAFLAALGIVSIILPLFRTLTDHLLAMPSLEPWSILGGAGIIVGVGIVAGSCPALVLSRISPAAIFRTASDTGASFLRKALVAVQFSIAILMMIGTAVVYQQLEFMRDKYLGFEKEHVVIMPHLQGMNFGMIMGRFPEHADVVSVTGANYVPGRTTGRGTLPIFPVRSVDRPAEPPVTTQMLITTGGYVRTLGLKLLAGRDVSFERDFKEVEQSDGSTTYTSVGCLLNAEAAGRLGWTNPVEALDRFVQVADRQMRVVGVVEDFHLRTLHDQIEPLLIAFGGAGVFAIRFVPGDPQNTLRDLEAMWKASTPHIPFTYSFLDEDVERLYRSDRLLGRLVTMLAGLAVFTACLGLFGLAVFTAKQRTREVGIRKTLGASTRQLVLLLSREYTILAVIANAIAWPVAYLVMQQWLREYAYHTEISALLFPAAGLLGLLIAWITVSSQTLRAAAMNPVDSLRREQ